A window of Tautonia plasticadhaerens contains these coding sequences:
- a CDS encoding GGDEF domain-containing protein, whose translation MDDLDSQGGPVHPIAGPIVSRFLAGSCGGVIARLDADGIVLEAGDRLASRMPDPGPVPLAELMTGPSARRWRSLIDRLRPGGRPRPIRLRIRGGGPTLRLIGLAHREPDGRLWLLAMPEVDADALGSARELARELSLLKRHLARSDRMGRLVEKARREARTDPLTGLANRRQGIRWLKQAAREGRLQPTRSCCCIVVDLDEFKAINDTFGHPEGDRVLRAAARTLGEQIRPVDRIFRFGGEEFVVLLPETGLDGGRAVADRLRVALSGRPLGPLDGSLTASFGVACLRAGESAASLFKRADLALVRAKNLGRDRVEVEP comes from the coding sequence ATGGACGACCTCGACTCCCAGGGCGGACCCGTCCACCCGATCGCCGGGCCGATCGTCTCCCGGTTCCTGGCCGGGTCGTGCGGCGGCGTCATCGCCCGGCTCGACGCCGACGGGATCGTCCTCGAAGCGGGCGATCGCCTCGCCTCCCGGATGCCCGACCCGGGCCCGGTCCCGCTGGCCGAATTGATGACCGGGCCGTCCGCCCGGCGGTGGCGGTCGCTGATCGATCGGCTCCGGCCGGGCGGCCGCCCCCGGCCGATCCGGCTGCGGATCCGGGGCGGGGGGCCGACCCTCCGCCTGATCGGCCTGGCCCATCGGGAGCCCGACGGCCGGCTCTGGCTGCTGGCGATGCCCGAGGTCGACGCCGATGCCCTCGGCTCCGCCCGGGAACTGGCCCGGGAACTGTCCCTGCTGAAGCGGCATCTCGCGCGCTCCGATCGCATGGGCCGCCTGGTCGAGAAGGCCCGCCGCGAGGCCCGGACCGATCCGCTGACCGGCCTGGCCAACCGGCGACAGGGGATCCGATGGCTGAAGCAGGCGGCCCGCGAAGGCCGGCTTCAGCCGACGAGGAGTTGCTGTTGCATCGTGGTCGACCTCGACGAATTCAAGGCGATCAACGACACCTTCGGCCACCCCGAGGGGGACCGGGTGCTCCGGGCCGCCGCCCGGACCCTCGGCGAGCAGATCCGGCCGGTCGACAGAATCTTCCGCTTCGGGGGCGAGGAATTCGTGGTGCTGCTACCCGAGACGGGCCTCGACGGCGGCCGGGCCGTCGCCGATCGATTGCGGGTCGCCCTCTCCGGCCGGCCGCTCGGGCCGCTCGACGGGTCCCTGACCGCCAGCTTCGGCGTCGCCTGCCTCAGGGCAGGAGAGTCGGCCGCTTCGCTTTTCAAGCGTGCCGATCTGGCATTGGTACGCGCAAAGAATTTGGGTCGTGACCGGGTCGAGGTCGAACCCTGA
- a CDS encoding carbohydrate kinase family protein, translated as MRTFVTGSIAYDYIMVFPGKFREHILPEKMHVLSVSFLVDSLKRQRGGTGANIAYNLALLGNRPKLVGAVGEDFGEYRQWLERHGVDLEGVRAISGEFTSSCFINNDLQDNQITAFYPGAMSHAASVSPLEFGATTRDLVVIAPNSPEAMARYAAECTERGIPYLYDPTMQLPRLSKEEFEEGCKGAKVLIGNDYEFGMMAEKLGVAEKELHSRVPITVITRGEAGATIVAEGTTYDIPAAKPEKVVDPTGAGDAFRAGLITGMARGFSWETAGRIAALTAVHAVEHMGPQEHGYSIEQFVERYRANFGPSDEVDALLDGSAVSA; from the coding sequence ATGCGAACGTTCGTCACCGGGTCGATCGCCTACGACTACATCATGGTCTTCCCCGGGAAGTTCCGGGAGCACATCCTCCCGGAGAAGATGCACGTGCTGAGCGTGTCCTTCCTGGTCGACTCCCTGAAGCGGCAGCGGGGCGGCACCGGGGCGAACATCGCCTACAACCTTGCCCTGCTGGGCAACCGTCCCAAGCTCGTCGGCGCCGTCGGCGAGGACTTCGGCGAGTACCGCCAGTGGCTGGAGCGGCACGGCGTCGACCTGGAGGGGGTCCGGGCCATCTCCGGGGAATTCACCTCGTCCTGCTTCATCAACAACGACCTGCAGGACAACCAGATCACCGCCTTCTACCCCGGGGCGATGTCCCACGCGGCGTCCGTCTCCCCGCTGGAGTTCGGCGCAACCACCCGGGACCTGGTCGTCATCGCCCCGAACTCGCCGGAGGCGATGGCCCGGTACGCCGCCGAGTGCACCGAGCGGGGCATCCCCTACCTCTACGACCCCACGATGCAGCTCCCCCGCCTGTCCAAGGAGGAGTTCGAGGAGGGCTGCAAGGGGGCCAAGGTCCTCATCGGCAACGACTACGAGTTCGGCATGATGGCCGAGAAGCTCGGCGTGGCGGAGAAGGAGCTGCACAGCCGGGTTCCGATCACCGTCATCACCCGGGGGGAGGCCGGCGCCACCATCGTGGCCGAGGGAACGACCTACGACATCCCCGCCGCCAAGCCCGAGAAGGTGGTGGACCCCACCGGGGCCGGCGACGCCTTCCGGGCCGGGTTGATCACCGGAATGGCCCGGGGCTTCTCCTGGGAGACCGCAGGCCGGATCGCCGCCCTGACGGCCGTCCACGCGGTCGAACACATGGGGCCCCAGGAGCACGGCTACTCCATCGAGCAGTTCGTCGAGCGCTACCGGGCCAACTTCGGCCCGTCGGACGAGGTCGACGCGCTGCTCGACGGCTCCGCCGTCTCGGCCTGA
- the gltX gene encoding glutamate--tRNA ligase, with amino-acid sequence MSVRTRFAPSPTGFLHIGGVRTALFNWLLARHHGGRFILRIDDTDQQRHVERAVGLILDGFRWMGMDWDEGPGVGGPHGPYYQSERGDLYREAAETLVAAGVAYRDYSTESERAADKAAAEAEKRAYRFRRKPLTDEQQARYEAEGKPFALRFEVPQGRTLVLQDEIKGPVEMRTEEVSDFVIVRPDGSPLYNFASVVDDASMRISHVVRAEEHLTNTFPQLLIFEALGYTLPTFAHVPYVAAPGSKKKLSKRDGAVGLHEFINDGYLPEGMMNYLARLGWSYDETSEIFSRAELIEKFTLDRVNSSPASHDPDKLFWIEGEWMKAAGLDRKLALTAPYVTHADEWAAYARRRKDRTEDPPSAEDQEILPFLREPAEVPGEEAPRFRAVIEALGDRLKVASDIVKLGRYFFTEELTYDPDAVKKRLKKEGVPEILADVEALLGEVEPFDLETLEERIKAYAESKGEGVGKVVNAVRVATTGQGVGPGLYDCLVILGRESCIRRISQTRQMLAEAST; translated from the coding sequence ATGAGCGTCCGGACCCGATTCGCCCCCAGCCCGACCGGGTTCCTCCACATCGGAGGCGTCCGCACGGCCCTGTTCAACTGGCTGCTCGCCCGGCACCACGGCGGCCGGTTCATCCTCCGGATCGACGACACCGACCAGCAGCGGCACGTCGAGCGCGCCGTCGGGCTGATCCTCGACGGATTCCGCTGGATGGGCATGGACTGGGACGAGGGCCCCGGCGTGGGGGGCCCCCACGGGCCGTACTACCAGTCGGAGCGCGGGGACCTCTATCGCGAGGCCGCGGAGACGCTGGTCGCCGCCGGGGTCGCCTACCGGGACTACTCGACCGAGTCCGAGCGCGCCGCCGACAAGGCCGCCGCCGAGGCCGAGAAGCGGGCCTATCGCTTCCGCCGCAAGCCGCTGACCGACGAGCAGCAAGCCCGGTACGAGGCCGAGGGGAAGCCCTTCGCCCTCCGCTTCGAGGTGCCCCAGGGCAGGACGCTGGTCCTGCAGGACGAGATCAAGGGGCCCGTCGAGATGCGGACCGAGGAGGTGTCGGACTTCGTGATCGTCCGCCCCGACGGCTCCCCGCTCTACAACTTCGCCTCGGTGGTCGACGACGCGTCGATGCGGATCTCCCACGTCGTCCGGGCCGAGGAGCACCTGACCAACACCTTCCCGCAGCTGTTGATCTTCGAGGCGCTCGGCTACACGCTGCCGACCTTCGCCCACGTGCCCTACGTGGCCGCGCCCGGCTCGAAGAAGAAGCTGTCGAAGCGGGACGGGGCGGTGGGCCTGCACGAGTTCATCAACGACGGGTACCTGCCCGAGGGGATGATGAACTACCTCGCCCGGCTCGGCTGGAGCTACGACGAGACAAGCGAGATCTTCTCCCGGGCCGAGCTGATCGAGAAGTTCACGCTCGATCGCGTGAACAGCTCCCCCGCCAGCCACGACCCGGACAAGCTCTTCTGGATCGAGGGGGAGTGGATGAAGGCGGCGGGCCTCGACCGCAAGCTCGCGCTGACCGCCCCCTACGTCACGCACGCCGACGAGTGGGCGGCCTACGCCAGGCGCCGCAAGGACCGCACGGAGGACCCACCCTCGGCCGAGGACCAGGAGATCCTCCCCTTCCTCCGGGAGCCCGCCGAGGTCCCCGGGGAGGAGGCCCCGCGGTTCCGGGCGGTGATCGAGGCGTTGGGCGACCGGCTCAAGGTGGCCTCCGACATCGTCAAGCTCGGCCGCTACTTCTTCACCGAGGAGCTGACCTACGACCCCGATGCCGTTAAGAAGCGGCTGAAGAAGGAAGGGGTGCCCGAGATCCTGGCCGACGTCGAGGCCCTGCTCGGCGAGGTCGAGCCGTTCGACCTGGAGACGCTGGAGGAGCGGATCAAGGCGTACGCCGAGTCCAAGGGGGAGGGGGTCGGCAAGGTCGTCAACGCCGTCCGTGTGGCGACGACCGGCCAGGGCGTCGGCCCCGGCCTCTACGATTGCCTGGTCATCCTCGGCCGGGAGTCCTGCATCCGGCGGATCTCCCAGACCAGGCAGATGCTCGCCGAGGCCTCGACGTGA
- the mnmA gene encoding tRNA 2-thiouridine(34) synthase MnmA, protein MARRVVLAMSGGVDSSVAAHLLKRDGYDVIGLFMRTGAHVDQPERRAKTCCSATDAIDAQKVADRLDIPFFALDFERDFGRIMDDFADEYLAGRTPNPCVLCNVWLKFGKLWAYGKQVGADFVATGHHARIGADGGEYPRIRRAVDPGKDQSYVLSGLRRELLPHVLLPVGGSTKAEIREMARELALPVHDKQDSQEICFIPDDDYLGFVRRRRPGSSEPGAIVDEQGSKVGEHGGIEAFTIGQRKGLGIAFGEPRYVVGIEPTTRTVTVGSRESLERPGLEASRFNWQIPRPAGPIPCLAQIRARHRAVSAVVEPAEGDRAVVRFEEPQPAVTPGQIVAVYEGEALLGGGWIDRAIGPDVA, encoded by the coding sequence ATGGCGCGTCGGGTGGTGCTGGCGATGAGCGGCGGCGTGGACAGCTCGGTGGCCGCTCATCTGCTCAAGCGAGACGGGTATGACGTGATCGGCCTCTTCATGAGGACCGGGGCGCATGTCGACCAGCCCGAGCGCCGGGCCAAGACCTGCTGCAGCGCCACCGATGCGATCGACGCCCAGAAGGTCGCCGACCGGTTGGACATCCCCTTCTTCGCCCTCGACTTCGAGCGCGACTTCGGCCGGATCATGGACGACTTCGCCGACGAGTACCTCGCCGGGCGGACCCCCAACCCCTGCGTCCTCTGCAACGTCTGGCTGAAGTTCGGCAAGCTCTGGGCCTACGGGAAGCAGGTCGGGGCCGACTTCGTCGCCACCGGGCACCACGCCCGGATCGGCGCCGACGGCGGGGAGTACCCCCGGATCCGACGGGCCGTCGACCCGGGCAAGGACCAGTCGTACGTCCTGTCCGGCCTGCGTCGGGAGCTGCTCCCCCACGTGCTCCTTCCTGTCGGCGGCTCCACCAAGGCCGAGATCCGGGAGATGGCCCGGGAGCTGGCCCTGCCGGTCCACGACAAGCAGGACAGCCAGGAGATCTGCTTCATCCCCGACGACGATTACCTGGGGTTCGTCCGACGACGTCGTCCCGGGTCGAGCGAGCCGGGGGCGATCGTGGACGAGCAGGGGTCGAAGGTCGGCGAGCATGGGGGGATCGAGGCGTTCACGATCGGCCAGCGGAAGGGGCTGGGGATCGCCTTCGGTGAGCCCCGATACGTCGTGGGCATCGAGCCGACGACCAGGACGGTGACGGTCGGGAGCCGGGAGTCGCTGGAACGGCCGGGCCTGGAGGCGAGCCGGTTCAACTGGCAGATCCCGAGGCCGGCGGGGCCGATCCCCTGCCTCGCCCAGATCCGGGCGAGGCACCGGGCGGTCTCGGCGGTCGTCGAGCCGGCGGAGGGGGACCGGGCCGTCGTACGGTTCGAGGAGCCCCAGCCGGCCGTCACCCCGGGGCAGATCGTCGCCGTGTACGAAGGGGAGGCGCTGCTGGGCGGGGGCTGGATCGACCGGGCGATCGGGCCCGATGTTGCGTGA
- the selA gene encoding L-seryl-tRNA(Sec) selenium transferase produces the protein MPDRDDPSPFRRLPPVNELLASGPLAGSIDRLGRDAVLSAVRSTLDDARSRIARGEAIEVDPGALARSAADRLASDRPILRPVINATGILLHTGLGRAPLAREAVEAVARVASGYCNLEFDLESGHRGRRADGVAGLIRRLTGAEAATVVNNNAGATMLALRALATGREVVVSRGQLVEIGGSYRLPEVFEASGARLREVGTTNRTRLSDYERAIGPDTAALLRVHPSNYRIVGFTESVGISELAALGRSRGVLTIDDVGSGALGPGRPPVVVEEPTVLEGVQAGADLVLCSGDKLLGGPQCGLLIGREAVIRRIEADPLMRALRVDKMTLAALEATLRIALDPSRASRSIPLWAFLATPVESLRGRADRLSDRLREEFGLGAASADSVSYVGGGSAPGEAIPSVSVRIEPPLPGRCPGASEASRALREGEPGVVCRVQAGALWFDLRAVFEEDDDRIAGAIGAVVRG, from the coding sequence GCTTACCGCCGGTCAACGAGCTGCTCGCCTCGGGCCCGCTGGCGGGATCGATCGACCGGCTCGGCCGGGACGCGGTCCTCTCGGCCGTCCGGTCGACCCTGGATGACGCCCGGTCCCGGATCGCCCGGGGGGAGGCGATCGAGGTCGACCCGGGGGCGCTGGCGAGGTCGGCCGCCGATCGCCTCGCCTCCGACCGGCCGATCCTGCGGCCGGTCATCAACGCCACCGGCATCCTGCTGCACACCGGGCTCGGCCGGGCGCCTCTGGCGAGGGAGGCGGTCGAGGCGGTCGCCCGGGTGGCGTCGGGGTATTGCAACCTGGAGTTCGACCTGGAGTCGGGGCATCGGGGTCGTCGGGCGGACGGGGTCGCCGGGCTGATCCGACGCCTGACCGGTGCCGAGGCGGCGACGGTCGTCAACAACAACGCCGGGGCCACGATGCTCGCGCTCCGGGCCCTGGCGACGGGCCGGGAGGTGGTCGTCTCCCGGGGGCAGCTGGTCGAGATCGGCGGCAGCTACCGGCTGCCGGAGGTCTTCGAGGCGTCGGGCGCCCGGCTCCGGGAGGTCGGCACCACGAACAGGACGAGGCTCTCGGACTACGAGCGGGCCATCGGCCCCGACACGGCCGCCCTGCTCCGGGTCCATCCGAGCAACTACCGGATCGTCGGCTTCACGGAGTCGGTCGGGATCTCGGAGCTGGCCGCGCTCGGCCGATCCCGGGGGGTCCTGACGATCGACGACGTCGGATCCGGGGCCCTCGGCCCCGGTCGCCCGCCGGTCGTGGTTGAGGAACCGACGGTGCTCGAAGGCGTGCAGGCCGGGGCCGACCTTGTGCTTTGCTCCGGCGACAAGCTGCTCGGCGGGCCGCAATGCGGGCTGTTGATCGGCCGGGAGGCGGTCATCCGCCGAATCGAGGCCGACCCGCTCATGCGGGCCCTCCGGGTCGACAAGATGACCCTGGCGGCGCTGGAGGCGACGCTCCGGATCGCCCTCGACCCGTCTCGGGCGAGCCGATCGATCCCGCTCTGGGCCTTCCTTGCGACGCCGGTCGAATCGCTCCGGGGCCGGGCCGATCGGCTGTCGGATCGGTTGCGGGAGGAGTTCGGACTGGGGGCGGCGTCGGCCGACTCGGTTTCCTACGTCGGCGGGGGCAGCGCGCCGGGCGAGGCGATCCCGTCGGTTTCGGTCCGCATCGAACCGCCCTTGCCGGGCCGGTGTCCTGGGGCATCGGAGGCGAGCCGGGCCCTCCGGGAGGGAGAGCCGGGTGTCGTCTGCCGGGTGCAGGCGGGGGCCCTCTGGTTCGACCTGAGGGCGGTCTTCGAGGAGGACGACGACCGCATCGCGGGGGCGATCGGGGCCGTCGTCCGGGGCTGA